In Salmonella enterica subsp. enterica serovar Typhimurium str. LT2, a single window of DNA contains:
- the tktA gene encoding transketolase 1 isozyme (similar to E. coli transketolase 1 isozyme (AAC75972.1); Blastp hit to AAC75972.1 (663 aa), 95% identity in aa 1 - 663) — protein MSSRKELANAIRALSMDAVQKAKSGHPGAPMGMADIAEVLWRDFLNHNPTNPSWADRDRFVLSNGHGSMLIYSLLHLTGYDLPMSELQNFRQLHSKTPGHPEVGYTAGVETTTGPLGQGIANAVGMAIAEKTLAAQFNRPGHDIVDHFTYVFMGDGCMMEGISHEVCSLAGTLKLGKLIAFYDDNGISIDGHVEGWFTDDTAKRFEAYGWHVIRGIDGHDADAIKRATEEARAVTDKPSLLMCKTIIGFGSPNKQGTHDSHGAPLGDAEIALTREQLGWKYAPFEIPSEIYAQWDAKEAGQAKESAWNEKFAAYEKAFPQEAAEFTRRMKGDMPADFDAKANEFIAKLQANPSKIASRKASQNTIEAFGPLLPEFLGGSADLAPSNLTLWSGSKAINEDAAGNYIHYGVREFGMTAIANGIALHGGFLPYTSTFLMFVEYARNAVRMAALMKQRQVMVYTHDSIGLGEDGPTHQPVEQVASLRVTPNMSTWRPCDQVESAVAWKYGVERQDGPTALILSRQNLAQQERTEEQLANIARGGYVLKDCAGQPQIIFIATGSEVELAVAAYEKLTAEGVKARVVSMPSTDAFDKQDAAYRESVLPKAVSARVAIEAGIADYWFKYVGLNGAIVGMTTFGESAPAELLFEEFGFTVDNVIAKAKALL, from the coding sequence ATGTCCTCACGTAAAGAGCTTGCCAATGCTATTCGTGCGCTGAGCATGGACGCAGTACAGAAAGCCAAGTCCGGTCACCCGGGTGCCCCGATGGGTATGGCTGACATTGCCGAAGTCCTGTGGCGTGATTTCCTGAACCACAACCCGACCAACCCGTCCTGGGCCGACCGCGACCGCTTCGTGCTGTCCAATGGCCACGGCTCAATGCTGATTTACAGCCTGCTGCACCTCACCGGTTATGACCTGCCGATGTCCGAGCTGCAGAATTTCCGTCAGCTACATTCAAAAACCCCTGGTCACCCGGAAGTGGGCTACACCGCTGGCGTTGAAACCACTACTGGCCCGCTGGGTCAGGGTATTGCCAACGCCGTCGGGATGGCGATTGCCGAGAAAACTCTGGCGGCGCAGTTTAATCGTCCTGGCCACGATATCGTTGACCACTTCACCTACGTCTTTATGGGCGACGGCTGCATGATGGAAGGCATTTCTCACGAAGTGTGCTCTCTGGCTGGTACTCTGAAACTGGGCAAACTGATCGCGTTCTATGATGACAACGGTATCTCTATCGATGGTCATGTTGAAGGCTGGTTCACCGATGACACCGCGAAACGTTTTGAAGCCTACGGCTGGCACGTTATCCGTGGCATTGACGGTCACGATGCCGACGCCATTAAACGCGCCACGGAAGAAGCTCGCGCCGTGACTGACAAACCGTCCCTGCTGATGTGCAAAACCATCATCGGTTTCGGTTCGCCGAACAAACAGGGTACCCACGATTCCCACGGCGCGCCGCTGGGCGACGCGGAAATCGCGCTGACCCGCGAACAGTTGGGCTGGAAATACGCGCCGTTCGAAATCCCGTCTGAAATCTACGCCCAGTGGGATGCGAAAGAAGCCGGCCAGGCGAAAGAGTCTGCATGGAATGAGAAATTCGCGGCTTATGAGAAAGCCTTCCCGCAGGAAGCTGCTGAATTCACTCGTCGTATGAAAGGCGACATGCCGGCTGACTTCGATGCGAAAGCGAATGAGTTCATCGCTAAACTGCAGGCGAATCCATCCAAAATCGCCAGCCGTAAAGCGTCCCAGAATACCATCGAAGCCTTCGGTCCGCTGTTGCCGGAATTCCTCGGCGGCTCCGCTGACCTGGCTCCTTCTAACCTGACCCTGTGGTCCGGTTCGAAAGCGATTAACGAAGATGCCGCAGGTAACTACATTCATTACGGTGTGCGCGAATTCGGTATGACCGCTATCGCCAACGGTATCGCCCTGCACGGCGGTTTCCTGCCGTACACCTCCACCTTCCTGATGTTCGTCGAATATGCCCGTAACGCAGTGCGTATGGCAGCGTTGATGAAACAACGTCAGGTGATGGTGTACACCCACGACTCCATCGGTCTGGGCGAAGATGGCCCGACGCACCAGCCGGTCGAGCAGGTGGCAAGCCTGCGCGTAACGCCGAACATGTCCACATGGCGTCCGTGCGACCAGGTGGAATCCGCGGTGGCGTGGAAATATGGCGTAGAGCGTCAGGATGGCCCAACCGCGCTGATCCTCTCCCGTCAGAACCTGGCGCAGCAGGAACGTACTGAAGAGCAACTGGCGAATATCGCCCGCGGTGGTTACGTACTGAAAGATTGTGCGGGCCAGCCGCAGATTATCTTCATTGCGACCGGTTCAGAGGTTGAGCTGGCGGTTGCCGCTTACGAAAAACTGACTGCCGAAGGCGTGAAGGCGCGCGTGGTTTCCATGCCGTCCACCGACGCGTTCGACAAGCAGGATGCGGCTTACCGTGAATCCGTGCTGCCGAAGGCGGTCTCTGCGCGTGTGGCGATTGAAGCGGGTATCGCTGACTACTGGTTCAAATACGTCGGCCTGAACGGCGCTATTGTCGGGATGACCACCTTCGGTGAGTCTGCTCCGGCAGAGCTGTTGTTTGAAGAGTTTGGCTTCACGGTGGACAACGTGATCGCCAAAGCGAAAGCACTGCTGTAA
- the yggG gene encoding putative Zn-dependent proteases with possible chaperone function (similar to E. coli orf, hypothetical protein (AAC75973.1); Blastp hit to AAC75973.1 (294 aa), 90% identity in aa 43 - 294) codes for MKIRALLLALGMATVLTGCQNMDSNGLLSSGAEAFQAYTLSDAQVKALSDQSCQELDSKAKIAPASSEYTKRLAKIAAALGDNINGQPVNYKVYETKDVNAFAMANGCIRVYSGLMDMMTDNEVEAVIGHEMGHVALGHVKKGMQVALGTNAVRVAAASAGGVVGSLSQSQLGDLGEKLVNSQFSQRQESEADDYSYDLLRKRGISPAGLATSFEKLAKLEAGRQSSMFDDHPASAARAQHVRDRMSADGIK; via the coding sequence ATGAAAATTCGCGCTTTACTGCTTGCTTTGGGCATGGCGACGGTGCTGACCGGTTGCCAGAATATGGACTCTAATGGACTGCTTTCTTCGGGCGCTGAAGCTTTTCAGGCCTATACGTTAAGCGATGCGCAGGTAAAAGCGTTGAGCGATCAATCCTGTCAAGAGCTCGACAGTAAAGCGAAAATCGCGCCGGCGAGCAGCGAATACACTAAACGACTGGCAAAAATTGCCGCCGCGCTGGGGGATAACATTAACGGCCAGCCGGTGAACTATAAGGTTTACGAGACGAAAGACGTCAACGCGTTTGCCATGGCGAACGGTTGTATCCGCGTCTACAGCGGACTGATGGATATGATGACCGACAACGAAGTTGAAGCCGTGATCGGCCATGAAATGGGCCATGTCGCGCTGGGTCATGTAAAGAAAGGGATGCAGGTCGCGCTGGGCACTAACGCCGTTCGTGTTGCGGCGGCATCGGCAGGAGGCGTAGTCGGCAGCCTGTCGCAATCACAGCTTGGCGATCTTGGCGAAAAACTGGTGAACTCGCAGTTCTCTCAGCGTCAGGAGTCCGAAGCGGATGATTATTCTTACGATCTGTTGCGCAAACGCGGTATCAGTCCGGCAGGACTCGCCACCAGCTTTGAGAAACTGGCAAAACTGGAAGCGGGTCGTCAAAGCTCGATGTTCGACGATCACCCGGCGTCCGCCGCACGCGCACAGCATGTGCGCGATCGTATGAGCGCGGACGGGATCAAATAA
- the speB gene encoding agmatinase (similar to E. coli agmatinase (AAC75974.1); Blastp hit to AAC75974.1 (306 aa), 98% identity in aa 1 - 306), which produces MSTLGHQYDNSLVSNAFGFLRLPMNFQPYDSDADWVITGVPFDMATSGRAGGRHGPAAIRQVSTNLAWEHHRFPWNFDMRERLNVVDCGDLVYAFGDAREMSEKLQAHAEKLLSAGKRMLSFGGDHFVTLPLLRAHAKHFGKMALVHFDAHTDTYANGCEFDHGTMFYTAPKEGLIDPHHSVQIGIRTEFDKDNGFTVLDACQVNDRGVDDILAQVKQIVGDMPVYLTFDIDCLDPAFAPGTGTPVIGGLTSDRAIKLVRGLKDLNIVGMDVVEVAPAYDQSEITALAAATLALEMLYIQAAKKGE; this is translated from the coding sequence ATGAGCACCTTAGGTCATCAGTACGATAACTCACTGGTTTCTAATGCGTTTGGTTTTTTACGTCTGCCAATGAACTTCCAGCCGTATGACAGCGATGCCGACTGGGTGATCACTGGCGTACCGTTTGATATGGCAACGTCCGGTCGCGCTGGCGGCCGTCATGGCCCGGCGGCGATCCGTCAGGTGTCGACCAACCTTGCCTGGGAACATCACCGTTTCCCGTGGAATTTTGACATGCGCGAGCGCCTGAACGTCGTGGACTGCGGCGATTTGGTGTATGCGTTTGGCGATGCCCGTGAAATGAGCGAAAAATTACAGGCGCACGCTGAAAAACTGCTGTCTGCAGGCAAGCGTATGCTCTCTTTCGGCGGCGACCACTTCGTCACGCTGCCGCTGCTGCGCGCCCACGCGAAACATTTTGGCAAAATGGCGCTGGTACATTTTGATGCGCATACCGATACCTACGCTAACGGCTGCGAATTCGATCACGGCACGATGTTCTACACCGCGCCGAAAGAAGGCCTGATCGATCCGCATCATTCGGTACAGATCGGTATTCGTACTGAGTTTGACAAAGACAATGGCTTTACCGTGCTGGATGCCTGCCAGGTCAACGATCGCGGCGTGGATGATATTCTCGCTCAGGTGAAACAGATCGTCGGCGATATGCCGGTCTATCTGACCTTTGATATCGACTGTCTGGACCCGGCGTTTGCGCCTGGCACCGGTACGCCGGTGATCGGCGGTTTGACCTCCGATCGCGCCATTAAACTGGTACGCGGTCTGAAAGATCTGAACATTGTCGGTATGGATGTAGTGGAAGTCGCGCCGGCTTACGATCAGTCGGAGATCACCGCTCTGGCGGCCGCGACGCTGGCATTAGAAATGCTCTATATCCAGGCGGCGAAGAAGGGCGAGTAA
- a CDS encoding putative hydrolase or acyltransferase (similar to E. coli orf, hypothetical protein (AAC73780.1); Blastp hit to AAC73780.1 (254 aa), 22% identity in aa 18 - 234) has protein sequence MMLFLFNLNNMVFYTESDWRGVMNHIFKLAFIFIINIIFLINASATTMDKDKFVEANGIKIHYVEEGEGPPLLLIHGGGLTAKSWQGLAKEASRYFRVIMPDSRGHGLTNNPQGTFSYDLMTEDMAAFVKALKLEKPLVMGYSDGGMVVLKLTSRYPDLARAAIVGGATHRFATTHYMQGMEIFYGKGMPQGQLTDRDLDKMASDAPGMVKFYQNMHHPEQKDYWRTFLKGVWPMWTTPTSLAEEEVKKIHIPVLLLDGDRDEFFTVEEVTELYRLLPQAEMTLIPGSGHAIFQTPGKTPLFYALVLEFLQRQIPKAS, from the coding sequence TTGATGTTATTTTTGTTCAATCTGAATAATATGGTCTTTTACACGGAAAGTGATTGGCGAGGTGTTATGAATCATATTTTTAAATTAGCATTTATTTTTATTATCAATATTATATTTTTAATAAATGCTTCAGCAACAACGATGGACAAAGATAAATTTGTGGAAGCGAATGGTATCAAAATTCATTACGTTGAAGAGGGCGAGGGGCCTCCGCTGCTGTTGATTCACGGTGGTGGTCTGACGGCGAAAAGTTGGCAGGGATTAGCGAAAGAGGCATCTCGATATTTTCGCGTCATCATGCCGGACAGTCGTGGACATGGATTAACCAATAACCCGCAAGGAACGTTTAGCTATGATCTGATGACGGAAGATATGGCGGCTTTTGTTAAAGCGCTGAAGCTGGAAAAACCGCTGGTGATGGGTTACAGCGATGGCGGCATGGTCGTTCTGAAGTTAACCAGCCGATACCCGGATCTAGCGCGCGCTGCTATCGTCGGCGGCGCAACGCATCGCTTTGCTACGACCCATTACATGCAGGGGATGGAAATTTTTTATGGTAAAGGAATGCCTCAGGGGCAATTGACGGATCGCGATCTGGATAAAATGGCTTCGGATGCGCCCGGGATGGTTAAATTTTATCAGAACATGCATCATCCAGAGCAAAAAGACTACTGGCGCACGTTCCTCAAAGGTGTCTGGCCAATGTGGACAACGCCCACATCGCTGGCGGAAGAAGAGGTGAAAAAAATCCACATTCCTGTGCTATTACTGGACGGCGACCGGGATGAATTTTTCACCGTTGAAGAAGTTACCGAGCTGTACCGGCTGCTGCCTCAGGCGGAGATGACCCTCATTCCCGGTAGCGGTCACGCCATTTTCCAGACGCCAGGAAAAACACCGCTGTTTTACGCATTAGTGCTTGAGTTTTTACAGCGGCAAATCCCTAAGGCCTCTTAA
- a CDS encoding putative mannitol dehydrogenase (similar to E. coli orf, hypothetical protein (AAC77209.1); Blastp hit to AAC77209.1 (153 aa), 38% identity in aa 4 - 150) has translation MLYGNIEQLTLLPYVNHIIKKLIIEAVKIAEDQPAGRYELSFPESFLMISEGETHSSLNRKAELHKKYIDVQILLSGYEEIGYSNKIDTRIKELEHLPDDIIFPECVANEQFVTLNPGDFALFYPNQVHRPLCTRGKPAPVKKAIVKIPATAFSESS, from the coding sequence ATGCTATATGGAAATATAGAGCAGCTTACTTTATTACCTTACGTTAACCACATTATTAAAAAACTTATCATCGAAGCGGTGAAGATAGCTGAAGATCAGCCTGCTGGTAGATATGAACTTTCTTTCCCGGAGTCATTTCTTATGATAAGCGAAGGAGAAACACACTCTTCGTTAAACCGCAAAGCTGAACTTCATAAAAAATATATCGATGTTCAGATTTTACTAAGCGGTTATGAGGAGATTGGCTATTCCAACAAAATTGATACCAGGATAAAGGAGCTTGAGCATCTTCCTGATGACATCATCTTTCCTGAATGTGTCGCTAATGAGCAGTTCGTTACATTAAATCCTGGCGATTTCGCGCTTTTTTATCCCAACCAGGTCCACCGTCCGCTTTGTACGCGTGGTAAACCTGCGCCGGTTAAAAAAGCGATTGTGAAAATTCCGGCCACGGCATTTAGCGAGTCAAGCTAG
- a CDS encoding L-lactate dehydrogenase (similar to E. coli putative malate dehydrogenase (AAC73619.1); Blastp hit to AAC73619.1 (349 aa), 40% identity in aa 3 - 332) yields the protein MSTILVKENELKALAFNKLTQAGLDAQTAQQVADVLVHADITGVHSHGVIRVEHYCTRLNAGGLNPKATFSIEQISPSVAILDSDDGMGHCALIKATDHAISLARETGLGFVSVKNTSHCGALSWFIEQATSQGMVAIAMTRTDTCVAPYGGAERFLGTNPIAFGFPVKDSHPMIVDMATSAIAFGKILHAKETGKPIGHGLALDKEGHITTDPHKIENLLPFGGHKGSGIALAIDALTGVLMGANFSNHIVRMYGDYDKMRKLASLVIVIDPQMLGNPLFSSIMSTMVNELRAVKPMPGVDKVLAPNDPQIAYKEKCLKEGIPVAEGIYQYLIG from the coding sequence ATGTCAACAATATTAGTCAAAGAAAATGAATTGAAAGCGCTGGCGTTTAATAAACTCACCCAGGCGGGTCTTGACGCGCAAACGGCGCAGCAGGTAGCCGACGTTTTGGTTCATGCCGATATTACCGGCGTTCACTCCCACGGCGTTATTCGCGTAGAGCACTATTGTACCCGCCTGAACGCAGGCGGGCTCAATCCAAAAGCAACATTCAGCATCGAACAGATTTCGCCTTCAGTCGCTATTCTGGACTCTGATGATGGAATGGGACACTGCGCGCTGATAAAGGCGACAGATCACGCTATTAGTCTGGCGAGAGAGACGGGGCTGGGTTTCGTCAGCGTCAAAAATACGTCCCACTGCGGCGCGCTCTCGTGGTTCATTGAGCAGGCGACAAGCCAGGGAATGGTGGCTATCGCCATGACGCGAACGGATACCTGTGTTGCGCCGTATGGCGGCGCGGAGCGCTTTCTGGGGACTAACCCAATCGCCTTCGGCTTCCCCGTTAAAGACAGCCATCCGATGATCGTCGATATGGCGACCAGCGCCATTGCGTTTGGTAAAATTCTGCACGCCAAAGAAACCGGGAAACCAATAGGTCATGGTCTGGCGCTGGATAAAGAGGGACATATCACTACCGATCCGCATAAAATTGAAAATCTGCTGCCCTTTGGCGGACACAAAGGTTCTGGTATTGCCCTGGCGATTGATGCGCTCACGGGCGTCCTGATGGGGGCAAACTTTAGCAACCATATTGTTCGGATGTATGGCGACTATGACAAGATGCGCAAGTTAGCGAGTCTGGTTATCGTTATTGATCCGCAGATGTTGGGCAATCCGCTGTTTTCCTCAATAATGAGCACAATGGTCAATGAGCTAAGGGCTGTAAAACCGATGCCCGGTGTTGATAAAGTGCTGGCGCCAAACGATCCGCAAATCGCCTATAAAGAAAAATGTTTAAAAGAAGGTATTCCTGTGGCTGAAGGTATTTACCAGTACCTGATTGGCTGA
- a CDS encoding putative zinc-binding dehydrogenase (similar to E. coli putative oxidoreductase (AAC77314.1); Blastp hit to AAC77314.1 (345 aa), 54% identity in aa 9 - 345), with protein MKTLICNNPGNIEYIERDIPHLKDDEVLLKIKAVGICGTDIHAFAGRQPFFAYPRVLGHEICGVAEMLGKSCSTAKVGQRYSVIPCIPCGACAACREGKTNCCENVSLYGVHQDGGFSEYLAVREQNLVELSDNLTDSAGALVECFAISAHAVRRADVKPQQNIVVVGAGPIGLAAAAIAKAKGARVAVADIDAERRRLVAEKVGVATLDPSSDDYIDALKACFSGELAGTVLDATGNKSSMSRAVDLIRHGGKIVFIGLYIGELVIDDPTFHKKETTLLSSRNATREDFECVIELMAQGAISETMMKNQEFDFYTFGNQYQKNVVENKKLVKGVIKF; from the coding sequence ATGAAAACGCTTATCTGTAATAATCCGGGAAATATCGAATACATTGAAAGGGATATTCCTCATTTAAAAGACGATGAAGTACTGTTAAAAATTAAAGCGGTTGGTATTTGCGGCACCGATATCCATGCGTTTGCCGGTCGCCAGCCCTTTTTTGCCTATCCGCGCGTGCTGGGTCATGAAATTTGCGGCGTGGCTGAAATGTTAGGTAAATCGTGCAGCACGGCGAAGGTCGGCCAACGCTATAGCGTTATTCCCTGTATTCCTTGCGGCGCTTGCGCAGCCTGCCGGGAAGGAAAAACCAACTGCTGTGAGAACGTCTCGCTGTATGGTGTTCACCAGGACGGCGGCTTTAGCGAATATCTGGCCGTTCGTGAACAAAATCTGGTTGAACTGTCGGATAACCTCACTGACAGCGCGGGCGCGCTGGTTGAGTGTTTCGCCATCAGCGCCCATGCAGTACGCCGCGCTGACGTGAAGCCGCAGCAAAACATTGTGGTGGTCGGCGCCGGGCCGATTGGGCTGGCCGCCGCCGCGATAGCAAAAGCCAAAGGCGCTCGCGTCGCGGTAGCTGATATTGACGCCGAACGCCGTCGTCTGGTCGCCGAAAAGGTAGGCGTTGCAACGCTCGATCCGTCGTCAGACGACTATATTGATGCGCTGAAAGCCTGTTTCTCCGGTGAATTAGCCGGCACTGTGCTTGATGCCACCGGCAATAAATCCTCCATGAGCCGCGCTGTCGATCTGATTCGTCACGGCGGAAAAATCGTCTTCATCGGGCTGTATATCGGCGAGCTCGTCATTGACGATCCGACCTTCCATAAAAAAGAGACCACGCTATTGAGCAGCCGTAACGCGACGCGGGAAGACTTCGAATGTGTCATTGAGCTAATGGCTCAGGGCGCTATTAGCGAAACAATGATGAAAAACCAGGAATTCGATTTCTATACGTTCGGCAACCAGTACCAGAAGAACGTGGTAGAAAACAAAAAATTGGTTAAAGGCGTTATCAAATTTTAA
- a CDS encoding putative mannitol dehydrogenase (similar to E. coli putative oxidoreductase (AAC75233.1); Blastp hit to AAC75233.1 (488 aa), 49% identity in aa 1 - 477) yields the protein MDTIARQLDAARHQFKTTYSRQGMEANIVHIGFGAFHRGHQAVYNDLTNEITGNRWGIFELNLFGDAELVDALNAQQGLFSVVETSASAINSRLVRTITGALHTPKSGIQAAIEKLTEPQVKIVSLTITEKGYCTDPRSRTLDLSHPLIKHDLADPEHPRSALGLIVEALRIRRQQGLPPFSVLSCDNIPENGHLTKTAIVTFADNLDPQLAAWIAKHVTFPGTMVDRIVPAMTPEQFDMIKDQIGFADPCGIVCEDFRQWVIEDNFVAGRPDWDKAGAMFVSDVLPYEEMKLRMLNGSHSFLAYNGSLAGYEFIYQCMEDDAFKTAVHHLMTEEQAKSLRPNLAVDVHQYAQLLIDRFSNPNIKHKTGQIAMDGSQKLPQRAVDPYLTLQARGVKGRALATLIAGWLHYVINTLSQGQSVADPLNDTFNAAIKNKNTRWEQALSLLQINSIFGTLASDNADFLNNIQQAFNHIELHGVTATIHRLSSKG from the coding sequence ATGGACACCATAGCTCGCCAGTTAGACGCCGCAAGGCACCAATTCAAAACGACTTATTCACGTCAGGGAATGGAAGCCAACATCGTACATATTGGATTTGGCGCCTTTCACCGTGGTCATCAGGCTGTTTATAACGATCTCACGAATGAGATAACCGGCAACCGCTGGGGGATTTTTGAACTGAATCTGTTCGGCGATGCGGAGCTGGTGGATGCGCTAAATGCGCAACAGGGGCTGTTTTCAGTGGTGGAAACGTCAGCCAGCGCCATCAATAGTCGCCTGGTTCGTACCATCACCGGCGCGTTGCATACGCCGAAGTCAGGTATTCAGGCGGCGATCGAGAAGCTGACTGAGCCGCAGGTAAAAATTGTTTCGTTGACGATAACGGAAAAAGGTTACTGCACCGATCCACGGTCCAGAACGCTCGATCTCAGCCATCCGCTCATCAAACACGATCTTGCCGATCCTGAACATCCCCGGTCAGCACTCGGACTGATCGTCGAAGCGCTACGGATACGCCGCCAGCAAGGGCTTCCCCCGTTTAGTGTACTGTCGTGCGATAACATTCCGGAAAACGGTCATTTGACCAAAACGGCGATCGTTACGTTTGCCGATAATCTCGATCCGCAACTGGCGGCCTGGATAGCGAAGCATGTCACCTTTCCTGGCACCATGGTCGATCGCATCGTGCCGGCAATGACGCCAGAGCAATTTGACATGATTAAAGACCAGATCGGTTTTGCCGATCCCTGCGGCATCGTATGCGAGGATTTCCGTCAGTGGGTTATCGAAGATAATTTCGTTGCCGGTCGTCCTGACTGGGATAAAGCAGGGGCGATGTTCGTCTCGGACGTGCTTCCCTATGAAGAAATGAAACTTCGTATGCTGAATGGCAGCCATTCGTTTCTCGCCTATAACGGCAGCCTGGCCGGATATGAGTTTATCTATCAGTGCATGGAAGACGACGCTTTTAAAACCGCCGTACATCATTTAATGACGGAAGAGCAGGCAAAATCGCTGCGCCCGAATTTGGCGGTAGATGTACATCAATATGCGCAGTTGCTCATTGATCGATTCAGCAACCCGAATATTAAACATAAGACCGGACAGATTGCGATGGACGGTTCTCAGAAGCTGCCTCAGCGGGCCGTCGATCCTTATCTGACGCTCCAGGCGCGCGGTGTTAAGGGCAGGGCGTTAGCGACGCTGATTGCGGGCTGGCTCCATTACGTCATTAATACGCTCTCTCAGGGGCAGAGCGTGGCCGACCCGCTCAATGATACCTTCAATGCGGCTATTAAAAATAAAAACACGCGATGGGAACAAGCGCTGTCTTTGCTGCAGATAAATAGCATCTTTGGAACGCTGGCCAGCGACAACGCAGACTTTTTAAACAACATTCAGCAGGCCTTTAACCATATTGAATTACATGGCGTCACGGCCACCATTCACCGTTTATCTTCAAAGGGTTAA
- a CDS encoding putative gntR family regulatory protein (similar to E. coli regulator for uxu operon (AAC77280.1); Blastp hit to AAC77280.1 (257 aa), 39% identity in aa 8 - 247), giving the protein MFTLPSSGAIAVYIGMCMEQILTKRRYFDIGLQIEELLYSGVFKAGERLPAERELSERFQTSRTTIREAIIMLELKGVVEVKQGAGTYFIDSLEKINQKALLPYSDIGPFELLQARQVIESNITGFAATQIRFNELKQLKRIIEQQEKQIGGDSDKFEELDRQFHNIIAESTQNRVLMKQSAELWRAVRTENPRWKQLNYKYLHKKELRMKWVEDHRSIFLALQKRDAEQARQASWTHLENSKNELVKIFQQDDSLEDFDDFFFAT; this is encoded by the coding sequence TTGTTTACACTACCCTCAAGTGGAGCAATTGCTGTCTACATAGGTATGTGCATGGAACAAATTTTAACCAAGCGGCGCTATTTTGATATAGGGCTGCAAATAGAAGAACTACTCTATTCAGGGGTATTTAAAGCTGGCGAGCGACTTCCGGCGGAGAGAGAACTCAGCGAGCGTTTTCAAACCAGCCGCACGACGATTCGTGAGGCGATTATTATGCTTGAGCTGAAGGGAGTGGTAGAGGTTAAGCAAGGCGCAGGCACTTACTTTATTGATAGTCTGGAAAAAATCAATCAAAAAGCGCTCTTGCCTTACTCAGACATTGGCCCCTTTGAATTGCTACAGGCCCGGCAGGTCATCGAAAGTAACATCACCGGTTTTGCCGCTACGCAAATCAGATTTAATGAACTTAAGCAGCTTAAACGTATTATTGAGCAGCAGGAAAAGCAGATTGGCGGCGACAGCGACAAATTTGAAGAACTGGATCGCCAGTTCCACAATATCATCGCGGAATCCACGCAAAATCGTGTATTAATGAAACAATCTGCCGAGCTGTGGCGGGCTGTCAGGACCGAAAATCCGCGCTGGAAGCAGTTAAACTATAAGTATTTACATAAGAAAGAGTTAAGAATGAAATGGGTGGAAGATCACCGTAGTATCTTCCTTGCATTGCAAAAACGCGATGCTGAGCAGGCCAGACAGGCTTCGTGGACCCATCTTGAAAACAGTAAAAATGAGCTGGTAAAAATCTTCCAACAGGATGATTCGCTGGAAGATTTTGATGATTTTTTCTTCGCCACCTGA